The nucleotide sequence TTGCCATCTTGCCAGGTTGCGCAAATCACCAAACTTTGCTCAAAGTCGGCCGCCTTGTTATTACCGTGCTGAGGCTGCACGCACTGCTCGCGCCTTGACCATCACGACACCTCGCTTTCTTCAGCCGACACCTGTCCAGCACAGCATGTCTGGTGCTTCCAACGACGGCTACGGCCAGTACCCGCCCCAGCAGCCCGGcgaccaccagcagcaacctccATATCCCGATCAAGCCTACGATAACGCTGCCCCCATCGCCCCAGGTCACGCCGCCGATCACggcagaaaaaagaagagacaATATGCCGCCAGCGCTTTCGACGTTGGCGTGGGGGGTAACGTTGTAGCGGGAGGGCAGCCCGTCCCAGGGGCAGCTCCATATGGAGCTCCAGCTGCTGTTCCAGCTTATGGAGGTTATCCCGCGCAACCAGAGGTCCAGCCAGCCGCCTATGGCGCTCAACCTGCCCAGCCATACGGCCAGCCCGCTGCTGTCGGCGGTTACCAGGCTCCGGATCCCTACTATCCCTCGGCCGGAGCTGTCCCGGCTCCTGGCGGCGTCGCCGGTCTGACTGCCGGTTTCCAGGGCATGAACCTGGGTGCTGGTGCTCCCGGCGGTAttccacaacagcaaccgcaACAGCTCCCCCCTCAGGCGAGAGCTGGTCCTTTGAATCAGCTTTACCCGACTGATCTCCTCAACCAGCCATTCAATGTGTCTGAATTGgacctccctccaccccccatcatcttgCCTCCCAACGTAGGTCTTTTGTATCCGGAATCTACCACCTCCGGACATGCTAACATATCTCGCAGGCGAGCGtcaccccatccccagaTGCGAACTGCCTTCCCAAGTACGTGCGATCCACGCTCAATGCCGTCCCAACGACCCACAGCCTCCTCAAGAAGAGCAAACTTCCCTTTTCGCTGGTGATCCAACCCTATGCCGCCCTCCACGATCTCGATGACCCCGTCCCTGTGGTCCAAGACCAAGTCATCTCCCGCTGCCGGAGATGCAGATCCTACATTAACCCCTTCGTGACCTTCTTGGATCACGGCCACCGGTGGAGATGCAACATGTGCAACCTCACCAACGACGTTCCCCAGGCCTTTGACTGGGATGCTGCTGCGCAGAAGAGTGTGGACCGGTGGCAACGGCACGAGCTCAACCACGCCGTGGTTGAGTTCGTTGCTCCTCAGGAGTACATGGTCAGACCACCCCAACCGCTGGTCTACCTGTTTTTGTTTGATGTCAGCTACGCTTCCGTCTCTAGCGGTCTCCTGGCCACGGCAGCCCGCACTATTGAGGCCAGCCTCGACAGAATACCGAACGCTGACCGCCGTACCCGTCTCGGCTTTATGGCTGTCGATTCGAGCCTGCATTACTTTTCGGTCCCCAAAGACACGGACGAGAATGGCGAAACAAGCATGCTTGTGGTTAGCGATCTTGACGAGCCCTTCCTTCCGGTTCCTGGCGAGCTGTTGGTTCCCCTGACCGAGTCCCGCCGGAGTATCGAAAACTTCCTCACCAAACTTCCCAAGATGTTTGAGCATAATCAGGATAATGGCTCTTGCATGGGCTCTGCTCTTCGTGCAGGAGACAAACTGATCTCTCCCTTGGGTGGCAAGCTTGTTGTTTTGAGCGCATCACTGCCTAATGTCGGACACGGAAAGCTCACAATGAGAGAGGACAAGAAGCTTCTGGGTACTTCTAAGGAAGGCTCTCTGCTTCAGACTGCCGCTACGTTCTACAAGTCCTTTGCGGTGGAGTGTTCCAAGAACCAGGTGTCGATTGACATGTTCCTCTTCTCATCGCAATATCAGGATGTGGCTTCTCTGAGCAATCTCCCGAGATATACGGGTGGTCAGACGTGGTTTTATCCTGGGTGGAACGCTGGGCGTGCCGAGGATGCTATCAAGTTTGCCTCTGAATTCAGGGACTATCTGTCTTCGGAGATTGGGTTGGAAGCTGTCCTTCGCGTGCGTGCTACTACCGGCTTGCGCATGAGTACGTTTTATGGCAACTTTTTCACCCGAAGCTCCGACTTGTGTGCTTTCCCGGCATTCCCTCGCGACCAGTGCtatgtggtggaggtggcgatTGATGAGAATTTGACCAAGGATGTTGTTTGCATGCAGACGGCCGTCTTGCACACGACTTGCAACGGCGAGCGCCGCATCCGCGTCATGACGCTTGCTCTGCCCACCACGACCAACCTTGCCGATGTGTACGCTTCGGCCGACCaggccgccatcaccacataCTACACGCACAAGGCTGTTGAAAGAGCATTGGGCAGCGGTTTGGATTCGGCGAGAGATCTTCTCCAGAAAACAATCACGGACCTTTTACAGACGTTCAAGAAAGAGCTGGCAGGCGGCAGCATGGGCGGTGGACTCCAGTTCCCATCCAACTTGCGTGGCCTTCCAGCACTGTTCCTCGGCTTGATGAAGCATGTTGGTCTGAGGAAGTCGGCCCAGATTCCATCGGATCTGAGGTCGGCTGCTCTGTGCCTTCTTTCTACTCTTCCGGTTCCTCTTTTGATGCAGTACATCTACCCCCGGCTGTACTCTCTTCACGATATGCCTGACAATGCCGGTATTCCGGACCCCGAAACAAGTCAAACCGTGCTCCCGCCCCCTCTCAACTTGTCATCAGAAAAGTTTGTTCCCTACGGTCTGTATCTGATTGACGACGGGCAAACACAATTCCTGTGGGTGGGTCGCGAAGCGGTGCCTCAGCTTCTTGTTGATGTGTTTGATGTTGCGGACCGGACGCAGCTCCAGGTTGGCAAGGCCACACTCAAGGAGCTGGACAATGACTTCAATGAGCGGGTCCGGGCTGTCATTCAGAAGAGTCGAGACCACAAGTCCAAGGGCGTGGGAAGCATCATCGTCCCGCATCTCTACATTGTTCGGGAGGATGGCGAGCCTAGCTTGAAGCTATGGGCTCAGACATTGCTGGTGGAGGACCGGGCGGACCAAGGACTGAGCTACGTACAATGGATGGGCTCCTTGAGAGAAAAGGTAAGTTCCTAGCAAGACAATGAGGAGCATGGGCTCCAGCCAGTGCGACAGGCTTCATTGCTAACGCCGGAGTCCAGGTTGTTCAATAATCGAGGGGCGTCGTTGTTTAGGGGATATCGAACGCAGCATTCTTCAGGGTGTTTCGAGAACCAAGCAAGGCTAGAGAAAGAAGTTTTACGAGTTTACATCAATGAATAGCTATTCCCAACCCACGTTACCGGGATGACTGAATACTGTGTGGTCTTGGGGGAGGTGACCAGCCTACATGTTCTGCTCCAATATACCTGACGACGTGTTGACAGGCCACAGCTGGCCCATCGGGGGGACATCAGCCTCTCCCGGCACTGGGTACCAGTTGAGTGCCGGAGGTTATATACAACTGTGGATATATGGTACCCAGAATAGCAGTACCCCACTGGGTCGCCTTTACTGGCCGCAAGGGATATGCCTTCACTTGTGGCTCTTGTATCCCGGTCGGTACAGCAGATGCAGGAACGGTTTCGTGTAAGAAAACCGAGAAGAGAATACGAATACTATTACGAAGACATAGCGGATAGTAGTGTTAGTAAAGAAGACGATGCTTGATCATAAGATTTGACATCGAATCGAAGAAAGTGAGCAGTGAGGGCGGTGCGAATGCTTAGTTTGAGGACTGATCTCAAATTATGGAATGGAGCTACTGTCTCCAAACAGCCAAGGCCAACGACCAGGGCCCACCCTACCACCCCGCCAAGCCATCATGAAACCGCAGCCATTCGTTTGGGAGACATCAACTCAGGTTGAGACATTGCGCCGAAGGGGGTAGCAGCAAGGCAGGAACACGAGAAAGACTCCCAAGACACCGTACGAACGATGGGTCTGTGTGAGAGACTGATGTCCGGTACAAAATGTAAATTGCAGGGGGACCAACAGGCAGTGTCAGTCATTGTCACTCAGAAAATAGGCGCCCAACGGGAAGGGCAAAACCATGGCTGAGATGCGCCATTGGACCGTTGCGGAAGCGTGGGTAGCGTGTAAAGCTCCTAGCATGCAAGCCCAGTGAACCTGTGGTGCATAGACTGAATGTGATTCATGAAGATGTTTCTATATACGGACATACATGTCGACATGCGATAAGATACGGATAGAAGCTGTCGTATGAATCCGAAACAGCACATGGCCATCGAATCTCACCAGCCACTGCTTACCTGGTGTTAAGCGCCGGCTGATGGGaacaagaaggctgctgatATGGACGGACGGGCACAACGGCGGATGATCGTGTGGCCATATGTCGGGTCGGTAGTGTACCTAAGGTGGTGGTCGGGCGGGTCGTCCGTTTTGTGTCTGGACGTTACGGTGCCCCTCCAGACGGTGGGGATTGTGAAaaaggaggtgatggtgaagctCCACGCGGGTTTCTCCATCCTCCATCGTCGTCTCTTTGGTTTCcagaagaaaaggagaacGGCTGGTGACTTTTACGCAAAGGTGCTATCCAAGGCGGGACCGGCTCTCCCGCTGCAACCCGGCGTTTTGAAGCCAACCCTGACGGCTTCAAGCGAGTCCAAATCGGGATCCCAACAAGCCTGGCCGCCCTCCAAAAGGGAAAAGCAGCCCAGACCACCTCTTTCTTGGGCCCCCTGAACAAATCCACCGAAACGGGCCAGACAGATCCTGAGATCCACGGCCGGGTGCTGGGGCTGCCCTGTCGAGGTGAGCCTCTCTGGTCAACGCTCCAAGATGTAATTaacacctcctctccctcgtcctcgtcctcgccatcatcagcaccagcTTCATccgtctcttcctcctccagtgTGTTTCCTGCCAGAAGAGAGAGACTGGAAATAGTCAAATAACGGCGACGTAACTCGACCTGTGCATCTCATTCGCTGCAGCCCACCTGCCCGCCTTTCCCTCCGCAGTCCAGAAAGCGGGGCAATTCTGTCGCGCACCCTGTCGCAAGAGAGatctcccttttcccctcctccctctcgctCTCTTTATTTTGGCGCTCATTGCTTGTTTGTTTGCTGTCGAAGCTTCTTCACCGACCGGCCACCATCCAGGCCGAAATTCAGCAAAGGTACGTGTGTTTCTTGTGTTGAATGCTGTTCTTGCTGTGATGGGCGCTTGGGCGCTGCCATTCTGCTCCCATCTTGTTCCCATCCCAGCCAAGTGtttccccctcaccaccgccccctcttCACAAACCGAAGGATATGGACTGCAGGTGGTCTGGTGCCCCTCGAAAGAAGCAGATCATACGAAGCACGCACCGCTAGCAACTATCGCCAAAACCCCCCCGGGAGTCGCTTCTCAACCTAGGCCCCACGCACTCGAGGAGAACCAGGCGAGGTGTCTGATCGCCCGCCTTTCGGATAATCGTCATCCGGATAACCCCTGGGCAACAAAACACACTCGAACTGAGCTTCTAGAAGTCACCGTTCTttggatggggaagaggtgcCGCCCAGAGCAGGGCTTCTGACACCTGATCACCAACGCTCGACGTCCACTCCCGTGTCTTTGCTGGTGTGTGCGCCTGCGGTGCATCGTGGATGCCTGTGTGTTGCGTCCGCACGTTCGGTTGCCCCACGACGCCGAGGGGGAAGctctgctgctggcgagGGGTCGCggtttcccccccccccgttGCTCTGTCTACCTACTTCTGGCAGCCAGGCCTGTACCTGAGCACCCGAGCGCAACACAGCGATCACCCGTATCGGATCTCCTGCCGCCGCACACTTTTGGCTTTCTTACTTTCTCTGGGAGTTTTGGTTGGTCTTTTGTCACACAGCTGCTAACATGGCAATTGTCGCCTCATGATTAGACAAGACCTTTAATCGATCCccctaccaccaccatcacctgcTTACTGGCACCTACGCCACGAACAAAGAACTTCCGACCTAACTTCACAAATTCTCTGTTTTGGCTACCCGTCCTTGCTCGGGTAAAAAGTGACTCGTCACCTCAACTGCTGAAGAAATATCTGAGACAAGGTGTGTTCAGCTCTGTCTTCCGCGCTCCTATATGCAACAAGCTGACATGGCAGTAAATAGCAGCTTTGTTCTGCTCCGGCGATTGATATACAACTACATCTCCATTCGAGCCCCCTTCACCCTTGCCGAGAGAGCTGGTCTGTCATACCACTGGGTTGCTCGCAAGGCCAGCgccccttcccaccacccctatCTCTGGGGAATCGTACTCGAATCACTAGCTTCGCAAATCCACTCTCCCTAATCCAACATGAGTAACGCACAAGCTCGGGGCGGTGCCCGGAAGATTTCCTTCAATGTCAGCGAGCAGTACGACATCCAGGATGTTGTTGGCGAAGGTGCCTATGGTGTGGTTTGGTAAGTTTGCAATGGGAATCGCTTGGACGCAGGTTCCGGATCTAACGCTCATGATAGCTCTGCCATCCACAAGCCCTCAGGCCAAAAGgttgccatcaagaagatcacGCCCTTTGATCACTCCATGTTCTGCCTGCGGACGTTGCGTGAAATGAAGCTCCTCCGGTACTTCAACCATGAGAACATCATCTCCATTCTCGATATTCAGAAGCCTAGAAGCTACGAATCATTTAATGAGGTCTACCTCATCCAGGTACAGGCTGCTCCACAGGAAAACTCCACACTGGTGTTTTCAAAGACTAACTCTATGAAACTGTAGGAGCTGATGGAGACCGATATGCACCGCGTCATCCGCACACAGGAGCTCTCGGACGATCATTGCCAGTACTTCATCTACCAGACGCTGCGTGCCCTCAAGGCCATGCACTCTGCCAACGTTCTCCACCGCGATTTGAAGCCTTCCAACTTGCTTCTCAATGCCAACTGCGATCTCAAAGTGTGCGATTTCGGTCTGGCTCGTTCGGCGGCGTCACAGGAGGACAACTCGGGTTTCATGACAGAATACGTTGCCACCCGTTGGTACCGTGCGCCCGAGATCATGTTGACCTTCAAAGAGTACACCAAGGCTATTGACGTCTGGTCGGTGGGCTGCATTCTCGCCGAGATGCTCAGCGGCAAGCCCCTGTTCCCAGGCAAGGACTGTACGTACTTTTGTGTTCCCGGCTCCTTTCACCCCCTTGCCCCTGAATCATGACTAACCCCTCGTTcccagaccaccaccagcttaccctcatcctcgacgtCCTCGGCACGCCAACAATGGAGGATTATTATGGCATCAAGTCCAGACGCGCGCGCGAGTACATCCGGTCGCTTCccttcaagaagaaggtgccCTTCCGCACGCTCTTCCCCAACACGTCCGACATGGCtctcgacctcctcgagAAGCTGTTGGCCTTCAACCCCGTCAAGCGCATCACCGTCGAGGAGGCGCTCAAGCACCCATACCTCGAGCCGTACCACGACCCCGAGGACGAGCCGACCGCGCCGCCAATCCCCGAGGAGttctttgact is from Podospora pseudopauciseta strain CBS 411.78 chromosome 5 map unlocalized CBS411.78m_5.2, whole genome shotgun sequence and encodes:
- the SEC24 gene encoding COPII subunit (COG:U; EggNog:ENOG503NVER), with the protein product MSGASNDGYGQYPPQQPGDHQQQPPYPDQAYDNAAPIAPGHAADHGRKKKRQYAASAFDVGVGGNVVAGGQPVPGAAPYGAPAAVPAYGGYPAQPEVQPAAYGAQPAQPYGQPAAVGGYQAPDPYYPSAGAVPAPGGVAGLTAGFQGMNLGAGAPGGIPQQQPQQLPPQARAGPLNQLYPTDLLNQPFNVSELDLPPPPIILPPNASVTPSPDANCLPKYVRSTLNAVPTTHSLLKKSKLPFSLVIQPYAALHDLDDPVPVVQDQVISRCRRCRSYINPFVTFLDHGHRWRCNMCNLTNDVPQAFDWDAAAQKSVDRWQRHELNHAVVEFVAPQEYMVRPPQPLVYLFLFDVSYASVSSGLLATAARTIEASLDRIPNADRRTRLGFMAVDSSLHYFSVPKDTDENGETSMLVVSDLDEPFLPVPGELLVPLTESRRSIENFLTKLPKMFEHNQDNGSCMGSALRAGDKLISPLGGKLVVLSASLPNVGHGKLTMREDKKLLGTSKEGSLLQTAATFYKSFAVECSKNQVSIDMFLFSSQYQDVASLSNLPRYTGGQTWFYPGWNAGRAEDAIKFASEFRDYLSSEIGLEAVLRVRATTGLRMSTFYGNFFTRSSDLCAFPAFPRDQCYVVEVAIDENLTKDVVCMQTAVLHTTCNGERRIRVMTLALPTTTNLADVYASADQAAITTYYTHKAVERALGSGLDSARDLLQKTITDLLQTFKKELAGGSMGGGLQFPSNLRGLPALFLGLMKHVGLRKSAQIPSDLRSAALCLLSTLPVPLLMQYIYPRLYSLHDMPDNAGIPDPETSQTVLPPPLNLSSEKFVPYGLYLIDDGQTQFLWVGREAVPQLLVDVFDVADRTQLQVGKATLKELDNDFNERVRAVIQKSRDHKSKGVGSIIVPHLYIVREDGEPSLKLWAQTLLVEDRADQGLSYVQWMGSLREKVVQ
- the tmk1 gene encoding mitogen activated protein kinase (COG:T; EggNog:ENOG503NUS8), giving the protein MSNAQARGGARKISFNVSEQYDIQDVVGEGAYGVVCSAIHKPSGQKVAIKKITPFDHSMFCLRTLREMKLLRYFNHENIISILDIQKPRSYESFNEVYLIQELMETDMHRVIRTQELSDDHCQYFIYQTLRALKAMHSANVLHRDLKPSNLLLNANCDLKVCDFGLARSAASQEDNSGFMTEYVATRWYRAPEIMLTFKEYTKAIDVWSVGCILAEMLSGKPLFPGKDYHHQLTLILDVLGTPTMEDYYGIKSRRAREYIRSLPFKKKVPFRTLFPNTSDMALDLLEKLLAFNPVKRITVEEALKHPYLEPYHDPEDEPTAPPIPEEFFDFDKHKDNLSKEQLKQLIYQEIMR